A genomic stretch from Chlamydiota bacterium includes:
- a CDS encoding ABC transporter ATP-binding protein codes for MNSNNVVLQVDKLSKIFHQGKKEILALDEVSFNLLPGEILGIVGESGSGKSTLGKILAGLFLPSSGKISLLGKDPSHFKTREKARLIQMIFQDWKSSLDPRMDVFDILTEGWKIHHLISQKEIKEKLSRLLDDFDLSNDLISRKPSELSGGQLQRVVIARALSLSPKILIADEPTSSLDRYLRRQVMNLLKRKVKELKISLILISHDWEAVTYLADRIFVMFHGKKVEEAPPSFFQKNPIHPYTQKLIHPKSHLPLELKWEETNTYFS; via the coding sequence ATGAACTCGAATAATGTTGTATTACAAGTTGATAAACTCTCAAAAATTTTTCATCAGGGTAAAAAAGAAATTTTAGCGCTCGATGAAGTGAGTTTCAATCTTCTCCCTGGAGAAATCCTAGGAATTGTGGGCGAAAGCGGCTCAGGCAAATCTACCCTCGGTAAAATTCTAGCCGGACTCTTTCTTCCTTCCTCTGGGAAAATTAGTCTTTTGGGAAAAGATCCATCCCATTTTAAAACTCGTGAAAAAGCAAGATTGATTCAAATGATTTTTCAAGACTGGAAATCTTCTCTCGATCCTCGGATGGACGTTTTCGACATTCTCACAGAAGGATGGAAAATTCACCATCTTATTTCACAAAAAGAAATAAAAGAAAAATTATCCCGCCTCTTAGATGACTTTGACCTTTCAAATGATTTAATTTCACGAAAACCCAGTGAGCTAAGCGGAGGACAACTCCAACGCGTCGTGATCGCTCGGGCTCTAAGTCTTTCTCCAAAAATCCTTATCGCGGACGAACCTACCTCTTCTCTCGATCGTTATCTGAGACGTCAAGTCATGAACCTTTTAAAACGAAAAGTAAAAGAACTGAAAATAAGCCTCATCTTGATTTCACATGATTGGGAGGCTGTGACCTATTTGGCCGATCGTATTTTTGTCATGTTCCACGGGAAAAAAGTGGAAGAGGCGCCCCCTTCATTCTTTCAAAAAAATCCCATTCATCCTTACACTCAAAAACTCATTCATCCCAAATCCCATCTTCCTCTAGAATTAAAATGGGAAGAAACAAACACCTATTTTTCATAG